The following coding sequences lie in one Alosa sapidissima isolate fAloSap1 chromosome 15, fAloSap1.pri, whole genome shotgun sequence genomic window:
- the omgb gene encoding oligodendrocyte-myelin glycoprotein: MDRIRTSFLTMTALLCRVCLLAPLLPMLLLGMRAVAVCPSMCSCSRGHRTVDCSNRGLSQLPDGLQHNIRFLNVSHNHLQDLDGLLGHFAHLRTLDVSHNRLHKFPSGLPRALWDIRASRNYIRHLDKNDTAYHWNLQMLDLSWNELDRVVFINNTLPALQALNLSHNKFWTMPTNMPHNLQTVDISHNYLLQILPGSLDRLPRLEKFYLHGNRFAWVGEGTFVHLEGLKLLTLGDNPWACDEEENITHLLVWVQQTNARVLGCPCHTRHTCGEAHLATGTWHSYASYTEHPLGTDARNRLLREPSDLNGPSMQAVTSGYLSKWALINPRHQGNGSLSAEVSEQTLSREASTVLPVTPHRGLGAKTSTAAHTRGTKKVIPVRARSTSCGLHATMGQTLASNLFIAIAILKGL, from the coding sequence GACTTCATTTCTGACCATGACTGCGTTGCTGTGCCGAGTGTGCCTGCTGGCTCCGCTGCTGCCCATGCTGCTGCTGGGGATGCGTGCGGTGGCCGTGTGTCCCTCCATGTGCTCCTGCAGCCGAGGCCACCGCACCGTCGACTGCTCCAACCGGGGACTCTCCCAGCTGCCTGACGGCCTCCAGCACAACATCCGCTTTCTCAACGTTTCTCACAACCACCTGCAGGACCTGGACGGTCTCCTCGGCCACTTTGCACACCTGAGAACGCTGGACGTGTCCCACAACCGCTTGCACAAGTTCCCCTCGGGCCTCCCGCGGGCGCTGTGGGACATCCGTGCGTCCAGGAACTATATACGGCACCTGGATAAGAACGACACCGCCTACCACTGGAACCTGCAAATGCTGGATCTGTCATGGAACGAGCTGGACCGTGTGGTGTTCATCAACAACACACTTCCGGCCTTGCAGGCACTGAACCTCAGCCACAACAAGTTCTGGACCATGCCCACCAACATGCCCCACAACCTGCAGACGGTGGACATCTCGCACAACTATCTTCTGCAGATCTTGCCCGGGTCACTTGACCGGCTGCCGAGACTAGAGAAGTTCTATCTCCATGGCAACCGCTTTGCTTGGGTAGGAGAGGGAACATTTGTGCATCTGGAGGGCCTAAAGTTGCTGACACTTGGGGACAACCCATGGGCTTGTGATGAAGAGGAGaacatcacacacctgctggtgTGGGTGCAGCAAACCAACGCCCGCGTGTTGGGATGCCCGTGCCACACTCGGCACACCTGCGGGGAGGCCCACCTCGCCACAGGCACCTGGCATTCCTACGCCTCCTACACAGAACACCCGCTGGGCACTGACGCACGCAATCGTCTCCTACGTGAGCCGAGTGACCTCAACGGACCGTCAATGCAGGCAGTGACCTCAGGTTACCTGTCCAAGTGGGCGCTTATTAACCCACGCCACCAAGGCAACGGGAGCCTCTCGGCTGAGGTCTCAGAGCAGACACTATCCAGAGAGGCCAGCACAGTGCTGCCGGTCACGCCTCACCGCGGCCTTGGAGCCAAAACGAGCACAGCTGCCCACACAAGGGGCACCAAAAAAGTGATCCCAGTACGGGCACGCAGCACGAGCTGTGGCCTGCACGCTACAATGGGCCAGACGCTTGCCTCCAACCTTTTCATTGCCATAGCGATCCTCAAGGGCTTGTGA